Proteins encoded in a region of the Mycobacterium branderi genome:
- a CDS encoding SDR family NAD(P)-dependent oxidoreductase yields the protein MENLLKLDGRVVVVSGAGGGGIGTTVTRMTAEAGATVIAVSRSKENLDEHVTPLARQGLSVIPVAADASTDDGIAAVIEQVRSTPSELYGLVNVAGGAAPSTWMPSTRVRRSDWRELFNANLETAFFMSQAVAAELRKHRKPGSIVSISSISGMNTAPFHIAYGTAKAAVAAMTRTMAVELALDNIRVNAVAPGVTETAASRTYVDEDPDRDRRAIAMGRRGRPEEQAGAILFLLSDLSSYITGQTLLVDGGLSLRWSHLGADNTSLFLADESFREAIKRWDETDSGGGGDEH from the coding sequence ATGGAAAATCTTCTGAAGCTTGATGGCCGCGTTGTCGTGGTGTCCGGCGCCGGAGGCGGCGGCATCGGCACAACAGTGACGCGCATGACGGCCGAGGCAGGGGCCACCGTGATCGCGGTGAGCCGATCCAAGGAGAACCTCGACGAGCATGTGACGCCGCTTGCGCGGCAAGGCCTCTCGGTGATCCCGGTGGCCGCCGACGCGTCGACCGACGACGGTATTGCCGCAGTCATCGAGCAGGTGCGCTCCACCCCCAGCGAGTTGTACGGGCTCGTCAACGTTGCAGGTGGCGCCGCGCCCTCGACCTGGATGCCCTCGACGCGGGTGCGTCGCAGCGACTGGCGAGAGTTGTTCAACGCCAACCTGGAAACCGCGTTCTTCATGAGCCAGGCCGTCGCCGCGGAGCTGAGGAAGCACCGAAAGCCCGGTTCGATTGTGTCGATTTCCTCGATCAGCGGCATGAACACTGCACCCTTCCATATTGCCTACGGAACGGCCAAGGCGGCGGTGGCGGCGATGACCCGAACAATGGCGGTCGAACTGGCGCTGGACAACATCAGGGTCAACGCCGTGGCCCCCGGGGTCACCGAGACGGCGGCCTCACGCACCTACGTCGACGAAGACCCGGACCGTGACCGCCGGGCAATTGCGATGGGCCGTCGCGGGAGGCCAGAGGAACAAGCCGGTGCCATCCTGTTCCTGCTTTCCGATCTGTCGAGCTACATCACCGGGCAGACGCTTCTGGTCGACGGCGGGCTGAGCCTGAGATGGAGCCACCTCGGCGCGGACAACACCTCACTGTTCCTCGCCGACGAGTCCTTCCGCGAGGCCATAAAACGTTGGGACGAAACGGATTCGGGAGGAGGAGGCGATGAGCACTAA
- a CDS encoding aldehyde dehydrogenase family protein gives MRENLQFYIGGRWVEPAELNIRDVENPATEQVCGKVALGSSADVDAAVGAARSAFASWSQTSRDERLDVLQRILAEYQKRADDLAAAITEEMGAPAALAAGPQVGLGLGHLNTAIEVLKAYVFEQQRGATLIVKEPIGVCGLITPWNWPMNQVAVKVFPALATGCTMVLKPSEIAPFSAQIFAEILDAAAVPAGVFNLVQGDGPGVGVALAGHPDVDMISFTGSTRAGVEIARNAAPTVKRVTQELGGKGPNIILDDSAFAAGVNAGVANMMSNSGQSCSAPTRMLVPNARMAEAAEIARDAAEKLTVGDPTTDVALGPVVSGAQFDKIQSLIQKGIDEGATLVTGGTGRPDGLEIGYYVKPTVFANVTNDMTIAREEIFGPVLSILGYDNLDQAVEIANDTDYGLAGYVAGNDLEEARAVARRLRSGWVVINDGFDFSAGFGGYKKSGNGREWGEFGFEEYLETKAILGFGPDPAG, from the coding sequence ATGCGCGAAAATCTCCAGTTCTATATCGGCGGGCGGTGGGTCGAGCCGGCCGAACTGAATATCCGCGACGTCGAAAACCCTGCGACCGAGCAGGTTTGCGGCAAGGTCGCGCTCGGCTCGAGCGCCGACGTCGATGCGGCGGTCGGGGCCGCCCGAAGCGCTTTCGCGAGTTGGTCGCAGACCAGCCGGGACGAGCGCCTCGACGTCCTGCAACGGATCCTCGCCGAATACCAGAAACGCGCCGACGACCTCGCCGCGGCCATCACCGAAGAGATGGGCGCGCCGGCCGCATTGGCCGCCGGTCCTCAGGTCGGGCTCGGGCTCGGCCATTTGAACACTGCCATCGAGGTTCTGAAGGCGTACGTGTTCGAGCAACAGCGTGGCGCCACGCTGATCGTGAAAGAGCCGATCGGTGTCTGCGGGCTGATCACGCCGTGGAACTGGCCGATGAATCAGGTTGCGGTCAAGGTGTTTCCCGCGCTTGCCACTGGATGCACGATGGTGCTCAAGCCATCCGAAATCGCACCGTTCTCCGCCCAGATCTTCGCCGAGATCCTCGACGCCGCCGCAGTTCCCGCCGGTGTCTTCAACCTTGTACAGGGCGACGGTCCAGGAGTGGGCGTAGCGCTGGCCGGCCACCCCGACGTCGACATGATCTCCTTTACCGGATCGACCCGCGCCGGTGTCGAGATCGCAAGGAACGCGGCGCCAACCGTCAAGCGGGTTACCCAGGAGCTGGGCGGTAAAGGCCCGAACATCATCCTCGACGATTCGGCTTTCGCCGCCGGCGTCAACGCCGGTGTCGCCAACATGATGAGCAATTCCGGTCAGTCCTGCAGCGCGCCGACTCGGATGCTCGTGCCCAACGCCCGCATGGCCGAAGCTGCCGAGATCGCCCGAGACGCCGCCGAAAAGCTCACGGTCGGCGATCCCACAACCGATGTCGCGCTCGGCCCGGTGGTGTCCGGGGCCCAGTTCGACAAGATCCAGTCGTTGATCCAGAAGGGGATCGACGAGGGGGCCACCTTGGTCACCGGTGGGACGGGTCGTCCCGACGGGCTGGAAATCGGCTACTACGTCAAGCCGACGGTCTTCGCCAATGTCACCAACGACATGACGATTGCCCGCGAGGAAATCTTCGGTCCGGTGCTGTCGATCCTGGGCTACGACAACCTGGATCAGGCCGTCGAAATCGCCAACGACACCGACTACGGCCTGGCCGGCTACGTTGCCGGCAACGACCTCGAGGAGGCCCGCGCCGTCGCCCGTCGGCTGCGGTCGGGGTGGGTGGTCATCAACGACGGATTCGACTTCAGCGCAGGGTTCGGCGGCTACAAGAAGAGCGGAAACGGGCGCGAATGGGGCGAGTTCGGCTTCGAGGAATACCTGGAAACCAAGGCGATCCTCGGCTTTGGGCCAGACCCGGCTGGGTAG